The nucleotide window TGTTGGCAAAAATTCCCTTCCTGGGGCCGATGGCGGCGGTGCGTGTTGGTTTAGTAGGCGATGATTTTATTATCAATCCTACTTATGCAGAGATTGAGGCGGGGGATTTGGATTTGGTAGTGGCAGGTTCCCCAGAAGGTGTGATTATGGTGGAAGCTGGAGCCAACCAGTTGCCAGAGCAGGATGTGATTGAGGCGATTGATTTTGGCTATGAGGCGGTGCGCGATTTAATTCAGGCGCAGCGAGAGCTTTTAGCAGAACTGGGTATAGAGATGGTGCAAGAGACACCGCCGGAATTAGACCCGACGCTAGAGAATTTTATAAGCGATCGCGCAACAGCTCAAATCAAAGAAGTCTTATCTAAATTTGACTTAGATAAAAACCAGCGTGATGCTCTCCTAGACGAGATCAAAGAGACGCAAATCACCAGCGCGATCGCCCAATTACCTGAAGAAGACCCGATACGAGTTGCCGCTTCCGAAAACTCTAAAGCAGTTAGCAACGTTTTCAAAGGTATCACCAAAAAGATGATGCGCCGTCAGATCATCGAAGACGGCGTTCGCGTAGACGGTCGCAAACTTGATGAAGTGCGTCCTGTCTCCTGTCGCGTCGGTCTGTTACCTACTCGCGTTCATGGTAGCGGTTTATTTAACCGGGGACTGACCCAAGTATTATCTGTTTGCACTCTTGGAACCCCAGGCGATGCCCAGGATCTCGCAGATGACCTGCACCCAGAAGATGAAAAACGCTACTTGCATCACTATAATTTCCCGCCCTATTCTGTAGGGGAAACCAAGCCGATGCGCGCTCCTGGTCGTCGGGAAATCGGTCACGGAGCGCTGGCAGAACGAGCCATCGTGCCAGTGTTGCCGCCGAAAGAAGAATTTCCCTATGTGATTCGGGTAGTATCGGAAGTGCTATCTTCCAATGGTTCAACCTCGATGGGTTCCGTGTGCGGTTCCACCCTCGCTTTGATGGATGCTGGCGTGCCAATTACTGAACCAGTCAGTGGCGCAGCAATGGGTTTAATCAAAGAAGGCGACGAAGTTCGCATTCTCACAGATATCCAGGGAATCGAAGATTTCTTGGGCGATATGGACTTTAAAGTTGCAGGCACTGAGAGCGGCATCACGGCTTTGCAAATGGACATGAAAATCAGCGGGTTGCCCTTAGAGGTAATCGCCAAAGCGATTGAGCAAGCCAAGGGAGCGCGGCTGCACATTCTGGAAAAAATGCTGACGACAATTGAGAAGCCGCGTACCGAAATGTCGCCGTTTGCGCCTCGCCTGCTGACAATCAAGATCGATCCAGACTTGATTGGCATGATCATCGGGCCCGGAGGCAAGATGATTAAGAGTATCACTGAAGAAACTGGTGCCAAGATTGATATTGACGATGATGGCACCGTAACGATTTCTTCAGTGGATGGCGAGAAGGCGAAAAAAGCCCGCAACATTATCCAGGGTATGACGCGGAAGCTGAACGAAGGAGATGTCTATGCCGGTCGCGTTACCCGTATTATCCCGATTGGTGCCTTTGTGGAAGTGCTTCCCGGAAAAGAAGGCATGATCCACATTTCTCAACTGGCTGACTATCGGGTTGGTCGCGTAGAAGATGAAGTAGCTGTCGGTGATGAAGTGGTTGTCAAGGTGCG belongs to Funiculus sociatus GB2-C1 and includes:
- a CDS encoding polyribonucleotide nucleotidyltransferase, giving the protein MVELDKSISFDGRDIRLKVGLFAPQAGGSVLIQSGDTVVLVTATRSTGREGIDFLPLIVDYEERLYAAGRIPGGFLRREGRPPEKVTLTSRLIDRPLRPLFPSWLRDDLQVVATTLSMDEQVPPDVLAVTGASIAVLLAKIPFLGPMAAVRVGLVGDDFIINPTYAEIEAGDLDLVVAGSPEGVIMVEAGANQLPEQDVIEAIDFGYEAVRDLIQAQRELLAELGIEMVQETPPELDPTLENFISDRATAQIKEVLSKFDLDKNQRDALLDEIKETQITSAIAQLPEEDPIRVAASENSKAVSNVFKGITKKMMRRQIIEDGVRVDGRKLDEVRPVSCRVGLLPTRVHGSGLFNRGLTQVLSVCTLGTPGDAQDLADDLHPEDEKRYLHHYNFPPYSVGETKPMRAPGRREIGHGALAERAIVPVLPPKEEFPYVIRVVSEVLSSNGSTSMGSVCGSTLALMDAGVPITEPVSGAAMGLIKEGDEVRILTDIQGIEDFLGDMDFKVAGTESGITALQMDMKISGLPLEVIAKAIEQAKGARLHILEKMLTTIEKPRTEMSPFAPRLLTIKIDPDLIGMIIGPGGKMIKSITEETGAKIDIDDDGTVTISSVDGEKAKKARNIIQGMTRKLNEGDVYAGRVTRIIPIGAFVEVLPGKEGMIHISQLADYRVGRVEDEVAVGDEVVVKVREIDSKGRINLTRLNIHPDEATAAREAAANR